One genomic segment of Pirellulales bacterium includes these proteins:
- a CDS encoding DUF1501 domain-containing protein: MDPHIEQLKAITRRYFFQRSGAGIGTLALAALANDRLFAEPPPVPQLPADPLAPKPPHFPAKAKHVIYLHMAGAPSQPELFDYKPKLIELNGQLCPESLYKKERFAFIRGVPKMLGTPYKFTKHGSGGVELSELLPHLAKVADDITVVRSMVTDQFNHAPAQIFLNTGSATIGRPSMGSWLTYGLGTENQNLPGFVVLLSGPNGPDGGTSLWGSGFLPSVYQGVQFRSQGDPVLYVSNPPGMDAERRRRSLDALGDLNRMQLAEIGDPETLTRIQQYELAYRMQSSVPELMDIRREPAHIHELYGTEPGRVSFANNCLLARRLVERGTRFVQLYHWGWDSHGTNPGDDIIHSLPERCRQTDRASAALVQDLKQRGLLDSTLIVWGGEFGRTPMNEARGGSKFLGRDHHPHCFSIWMAGGGVKRGFTYGSTDDLGYHVAEDKVHVHDLQATILHCMGLDHTKLTYLHEGRNFRLTDVYGNVVRGLLS; encoded by the coding sequence ATGGACCCGCATATCGAGCAACTTAAGGCCATCACGCGCCGCTATTTCTTTCAGCGCAGCGGCGCCGGCATCGGCACATTGGCTTTGGCCGCGCTGGCCAATGATCGCTTGTTTGCCGAGCCGCCGCCGGTTCCACAACTGCCCGCCGATCCGCTCGCGCCGAAGCCGCCGCATTTTCCGGCCAAGGCCAAACACGTCATTTACCTGCACATGGCCGGCGCTCCGTCGCAGCCGGAGCTATTCGACTACAAGCCCAAGCTGATCGAATTGAACGGGCAATTGTGCCCCGAATCGCTCTACAAGAAGGAGCGGTTCGCGTTCATCCGCGGCGTGCCCAAGATGCTCGGCACGCCGTACAAATTCACGAAGCACGGCAGCGGCGGGGTCGAGCTTTCCGAATTGCTGCCGCACTTGGCGAAAGTGGCCGACGATATCACGGTCGTCCGCTCGATGGTCACGGATCAATTCAACCATGCCCCGGCCCAGATTTTTTTGAACACCGGTTCGGCGACGATCGGCCGGCCCAGCATGGGCTCGTGGCTCACGTATGGCTTGGGCACGGAGAATCAGAATTTGCCCGGCTTCGTCGTGCTGCTCTCCGGGCCGAACGGGCCCGATGGCGGCACGTCGCTTTGGGGAAGCGGCTTTCTGCCGAGCGTTTATCAGGGAGTGCAATTCCGCTCGCAAGGCGATCCGGTGCTGTATGTGTCGAACCCGCCGGGCATGGATGCCGAGCGCCGCCGCCGTTCGCTCGATGCGCTCGGCGATCTGAACCGCATGCAATTGGCCGAGATCGGCGACCCTGAAACGCTTACCCGCATCCAGCAATACGAGCTGGCCTACCGCATGCAAAGCTCGGTGCCCGAGTTGATGGACATCCGCCGCGAGCCGGCCCACATCCACGAGCTCTATGGCACGGAGCCGGGCAGGGTGTCGTTCGCGAACAATTGCCTGCTGGCCCGGCGGCTTGTCGAGCGTGGGACGCGATTCGTCCAGCTCTACCATTGGGGTTGGGACAGCCACGGCACGAACCCCGGCGACGACATCATCCATTCGCTTCCCGAGCGCTGCCGGCAAACCGATCGCGCAAGCGCCGCGTTGGTGCAGGATTTGAAGCAACGAGGCCTGCTGGATAGCACGCTGATCGTGTGGGGAGGCGAATTCGGCCGCACGCCGATGAACGAAGCCCGCGGCGGATCAAAATTCTTGGGCCGCGATCATCATCCGCACTGCTTTTCGATCTGGATGGCCGGCGGCGGCGTCAAGCGCGGCTTCACCTACGGCTCGACCGACGACCTGGGCTATCATGTCGCGGAAGACAAGGTGCACGTGCACGATCTCCAAGCCACGATCCTGCACTGCATGGGCCTCGACCACACGAAACTGACCTACCTCCACGAAGGCCGCAACTTCCGGCTGACGGACGTGTATGGCAACGTCGTTCGCGGGCTGCTCAGCTAA
- a CDS encoding ABC transporter ATP-binding protein: MIRVVDIVQHYGVRPVLKQISLDIDAGQLVVFVGPNGMGKTTLLNVMAGVLSPQRGYVEFDGLRRRGSADDEIEIRRRVVFLPDHPWLPNNFTGREFLQAVGRLYDVEDTRLMDHVERLLTVFELLKEGDWPIRSYSNGQQKKIAICSALVTEAPVLLLDEPFAGGLDPAGIMALRRILRHHVEHSGATVILTTPVPELVEELADRIVVIRDGELLAYDTPEGLRRQTRSGGSLTEALQRLIFPEAIGNIEQYLKEARR, encoded by the coding sequence ATGATCCGAGTCGTCGATATCGTGCAGCACTACGGCGTTCGGCCGGTGCTAAAGCAGATCAGCCTGGATATTGACGCGGGCCAATTGGTAGTGTTCGTCGGACCCAATGGCATGGGGAAGACGACACTGCTAAACGTCATGGCCGGGGTGTTGTCGCCGCAGCGTGGTTACGTCGAGTTCGACGGCTTGCGGCGGCGTGGCTCGGCCGACGATGAAATTGAAATTCGCCGCCGGGTCGTGTTTCTGCCCGATCATCCGTGGCTGCCCAATAATTTTACGGGGCGCGAGTTCTTGCAGGCTGTCGGCCGGCTGTACGACGTCGAAGACACTCGGCTCATGGATCATGTCGAACGGTTGTTGACGGTGTTCGAATTGTTGAAGGAGGGAGATTGGCCGATCCGCAGCTATTCGAACGGCCAGCAGAAAAAAATCGCGATTTGCTCGGCGCTTGTGACCGAGGCGCCGGTGCTGTTGTTGGATGAGCCGTTTGCGGGCGGCCTCGATCCGGCCGGGATCATGGCCCTGCGGCGTATCTTGCGGCACCATGTCGAGCATTCGGGCGCGACCGTGATTCTCACCACGCCCGTGCCGGAATTGGTCGAGGAACTAGCGGATCGAATCGTCGTGATCCGCGATGGGGAACTGCTGGCCTACGACACGCCCGAGGGCTTGCGGCGGCAAACGCGCAGCGGCGGCTCGCTCACCGAAGCGCTTCAGCGGCTAATTTTTCCCGAAGCGATCGGCAATATCGAGCAGTATTTGAAAGAGGCGCGCCGGTGA
- a CDS encoding PSD1 and planctomycete cytochrome C domain-containing protein encodes MHAARKRPAAKGSTIDVSKLPPPANRQIDFARDIQPLFQSHCWKCHGAAKHESGLSLHTHDAAFAGGDSGKEFEPGKSAESRLIHYVSGLDSDTLMPPDGEGERLSAEQVGLLRAWIDQGAKWPKQADAVAATAAIPWSYKRPVRPTLPVINGSGKFAHWPRNEIDRFVLARLGREKLSPSPEEDRPRLIRRVSLDLIGLPPTPEEVDAFVADTRPDAYERVVDRLLESPHYGERWARPWLDLARYADTDGYEKDPRRSMWPYRDWVIDALNQNMPFDRFTIEQLAGDLLPGATLEDRIATGFHRNTMTNTEGGVDPEEYRVYAIIDRVNTTATVWLGTTLGCCQCHSHKYDPLKQKEYYEFMAFFNNTADSGSSPAPELEVPSPAEKTDRAELARLEQAISTPTTELASGQAEFERATLSPLPVWLASTVAAARDLEGVHQKDGRAAFYRSIAPELNPARNRIAALRKKIAAERVTTLVMQELPAPRKTHVFVGGSFLNPGEEVEPGVPAAIGSISARGLAHFSMPGEKNVPVPLPARPLSAHLTRLDLARWLVGPGNPLAARVTINRMWAAHFGTGIVATVEDFGTKGDPPSHPELLDWLATEFVRRGWDMKAMHRLIVTSATYRQSPRVSPELFARDPQNRLLARGPRVRLEAEMVRDQALAVSGLLSPKIGGPSVMPPMPDGIWNSPYSGDRWSTSNGEDRYRRGLYTFWKRTSPYPSFMSFDAPSREVCTVRRPRTNTPLQALTVLNDPVYIEAAQALAARMAKISNDPAAEATYGFRLTLARRPTSAELDRLLSLYRAEVERFAKDPKAAREMAGSAATASSAASSAELAAWTVVANVLLNLDETLNMS; translated from the coding sequence GTGCACGCGGCCCGCAAGCGGCCTGCGGCAAAGGGATCGACGATCGACGTTTCGAAACTGCCTCCGCCGGCAAACCGTCAAATCGATTTCGCCCGCGACATTCAGCCCCTTTTCCAATCGCATTGCTGGAAATGCCACGGCGCCGCCAAGCACGAATCCGGCTTGAGCCTGCACACGCACGACGCGGCATTCGCCGGCGGCGATAGCGGCAAGGAATTCGAGCCGGGCAAAAGCGCGGAGAGCCGGCTGATCCACTACGTCTCGGGCCTCGATTCCGACACGCTCATGCCTCCCGACGGCGAAGGCGAACGGCTCTCGGCCGAACAGGTCGGGCTATTGCGGGCATGGATCGATCAAGGAGCGAAATGGCCGAAGCAGGCCGATGCAGTGGCGGCAACAGCGGCGATTCCCTGGTCGTATAAGCGACCGGTGCGCCCGACGCTGCCGGTCATCAACGGTTCCGGCAAATTCGCTCATTGGCCGCGAAACGAGATCGATCGCTTCGTTCTCGCCCGGCTCGGGCGCGAAAAGCTTTCGCCGTCGCCGGAGGAAGATCGGCCGCGCTTGATCCGCCGCGTGTCGCTCGATTTGATCGGCCTGCCGCCGACCCCGGAAGAAGTCGATGCGTTCGTGGCCGACACTCGGCCGGATGCCTATGAGCGAGTGGTCGATCGGCTGCTCGAATCGCCGCATTATGGCGAGCGCTGGGCCAGGCCGTGGCTCGATCTGGCTCGCTATGCCGACACCGACGGATATGAAAAAGACCCGCGCCGTTCGATGTGGCCCTATCGCGATTGGGTGATCGACGCACTGAACCAAAACATGCCCTTCGACCGCTTTACGATCGAGCAGCTTGCCGGCGACTTGCTTCCCGGGGCGACGCTCGAAGACCGCATCGCCACAGGATTCCACCGCAACACGATGACGAACACCGAAGGGGGCGTCGATCCCGAGGAATATCGCGTCTACGCGATCATCGACCGGGTGAACACCACTGCGACCGTTTGGCTCGGCACGACGCTGGGCTGCTGCCAATGCCACAGCCATAAATACGATCCGCTGAAGCAGAAGGAATACTACGAATTCATGGCGTTTTTCAACAACACGGCCGATTCCGGCTCGAGCCCCGCGCCGGAGTTGGAAGTCCCCTCGCCAGCGGAAAAAACCGATCGCGCCGAACTCGCGCGGCTTGAGCAGGCGATTTCCACCCCGACGACCGAATTGGCGAGCGGCCAGGCGGAATTCGAACGCGCGACGCTTTCGCCGTTGCCAGTGTGGCTCGCTTCGACGGTCGCCGCGGCGCGCGACCTTGAAGGAGTGCACCAAAAGGATGGCCGGGCCGCGTTCTACCGTTCGATCGCGCCCGAATTGAATCCGGCTCGAAATCGCATTGCCGCGCTACGAAAGAAAATCGCAGCCGAGCGAGTGACCACGCTCGTGATGCAGGAATTGCCGGCGCCGCGAAAAACGCATGTGTTCGTCGGCGGAAGTTTTCTGAATCCGGGCGAGGAAGTCGAGCCGGGCGTTCCCGCCGCAATTGGTTCGATCAGCGCTCGGGGACTGGCTCATTTTTCGATGCCCGGTGAGAAAAATGTGCCTGTCCCCCTCCCCGCGCGCCCTCTCTCCGCGCACTTGACCCGCCTCGATCTCGCCCGCTGGCTCGTCGGGCCCGGCAATCCGCTGGCGGCCCGGGTGACAATAAATCGCATGTGGGCGGCCCATTTCGGCACCGGCATCGTGGCCACGGTGGAAGACTTCGGCACCAAAGGCGACCCTCCCTCGCATCCCGAATTGCTCGATTGGCTGGCGACGGAGTTCGTCCGCCGCGGTTGGGATATGAAAGCGATGCACCGGCTGATTGTCACCTCGGCCACGTACCGGCAATCGCCGCGCGTATCTCCCGAGTTGTTTGCCCGCGATCCGCAGAACCGGCTTTTGGCGCGCGGACCGCGGGTGCGGCTCGAGGCCGAGATGGTCCGCGATCAAGCGCTGGCCGTGTCGGGATTATTGAGCCCGAAGATCGGCGGGCCGAGCGTGATGCCGCCGATGCCCGACGGGATTTGGAATTCGCCCTACAGCGGCGATCGTTGGTCGACGAGCAACGGCGAAGATCGCTATCGGCGCGGGTTGTACACGTTTTGGAAGCGGACGAGTCCGTATCCATCGTTCATGAGCTTCGACGCGCCGAGCCGCGAAGTGTGCACCGTGCGCCGGCCGCGAACCAACACGCCGTTGCAAGCGCTCACGGTGTTGAACGATCCGGTCTACATCGAAGCGGCACAAGCGCTCGCCGCGCGAATGGCGAAGATTTCGAACGATCCGGCGGCCGAAGCGACATACGGTTTCCGGCTCACGCTCGCTCGCCGACCGACCTCAGCCGAACTCGATCGCCTGTTGTCGCTGTATCGAGCGGAGGTCGAGCGTTTTGCAAAGGATCCAAAGGCGGCGCGCGAAATGGCCGGCTCAGCCGCCACCGCAAGCTCTGCGGCCAGCAGCGCCGAACTCGCCGCCTGGACTGTCGTCGCCAATGTGCTCTTGAATTTGGACGAAACGCTGAACATGAGTTGA
- a CDS encoding DedA family protein, giving the protein MLYALLHINDLLGYGYVGIIVFLILTGCGLPIPEEAAIIAAGALSASGQLDPWLSLLSCIVGAVAGDSVMYWIGRHFGAAIVHKHPLWMRTLTPEREQRVEHLLKKHGAKVLLVTRFMVGLRLPIYLTAGLLKMSYPRFLLTDSICALFVVTLFFGLTYFYGGPILAWLKDAERGLTVAVVALVCVGGIYLYRRQARRAAKKDSPKKPAA; this is encoded by the coding sequence ATGCTCTACGCCCTGCTGCATATCAACGACCTGCTGGGCTATGGATATGTTGGAATCATCGTGTTTCTGATTCTCACCGGTTGCGGTCTTCCGATCCCCGAAGAAGCGGCGATCATCGCCGCCGGGGCGCTCTCGGCCAGCGGACAGCTCGATCCCTGGCTGTCGCTGCTTTCGTGCATCGTCGGGGCCGTGGCCGGCGATAGCGTGATGTATTGGATCGGCCGCCATTTCGGGGCGGCCATCGTACACAAACATCCGTTGTGGATGCGCACGCTTACGCCCGAACGGGAACAGCGCGTCGAGCATTTATTGAAAAAGCATGGGGCGAAAGTGCTGCTTGTCACCCGCTTCATGGTCGGCCTGCGCCTGCCGATCTATCTGACGGCGGGGCTTTTGAAAATGTCGTATCCGCGATTCTTGCTGACCGACTCGATCTGCGCGTTGTTTGTGGTCACGTTGTTCTTTGGGCTAACCTATTTCTACGGCGGACCGATCTTGGCGTGGCTGAAAGACGCCGAACGCGGCCTGACCGTGGCCGTTGTCGCGCTTGTGTGCGTCGGAGGAATCTATTTATATCGCCGCCAAGCCCGCCGCGCGGCCAAGAAAGACTCGCCGAAAAAGCCGGCTGCGTAG
- a CDS encoding HRDC domain-containing protein — translation MSYELITTAPELAALVERLAAADSIAFDTEFVSEDTYRSELCLIQVAAAGRLAVVDPIAVGETAPFWERLAAEGHETIVHAGREELVFSLSIIGRRPARLFDVQIAAGLVGYDYPAGYGSLLNRLLGQASQKGETRTDWRRRPLSSHQIDYALDDVRYLGPLRDRLFEQLARLDRTAWMEAEMAAWQDDVEASRTREKWRRVSGINGLSARSLAIVRELWRWREKEAERRDLPVRRVLRDDLIVELARRQTADAKRIQAVRGLERGDLKRLLPEIARHIDMALHSPEGDYPQFERREVPQQINVLGQFLATALTSICRAARLAPSLVGSASDVRDLIAFRLGYGPDEPPQLARGWRAEVVGQQLDDLLAGRTSIRIIDPESEEPLAFETSAAGRGKA, via the coding sequence TTGTCCTACGAATTAATTACCACTGCTCCGGAGCTTGCCGCATTGGTCGAGCGATTGGCCGCGGCCGATTCGATCGCCTTCGACACCGAGTTCGTATCGGAAGACACATATCGCTCTGAGTTGTGTTTGATCCAAGTGGCGGCGGCAGGACGCTTGGCGGTCGTGGATCCGATCGCGGTCGGAGAGACGGCGCCGTTTTGGGAACGGCTTGCGGCGGAAGGACACGAGACCATCGTGCATGCCGGCCGCGAGGAATTGGTGTTTTCGCTATCGATCATCGGCCGCCGACCGGCGCGATTGTTCGACGTGCAGATCGCGGCGGGATTGGTCGGTTACGATTATCCGGCCGGATATGGTTCGCTGTTGAACCGGTTGCTCGGCCAGGCCTCGCAAAAAGGAGAAACGCGCACCGACTGGCGCCGGCGCCCGCTCAGTAGCCATCAGATCGACTACGCGCTCGACGACGTTCGATATCTGGGTCCGCTACGAGATCGGCTGTTCGAGCAGCTTGCAAGACTCGACCGCACGGCTTGGATGGAAGCGGAGATGGCGGCCTGGCAAGATGACGTCGAAGCATCGCGAACGCGGGAAAAATGGCGACGAGTGTCGGGCATCAATGGCCTCTCGGCGCGGTCGCTAGCGATCGTGCGCGAGTTGTGGCGATGGCGCGAGAAGGAAGCCGAGCGCCGCGATTTGCCGGTGCGCCGCGTGCTGCGCGACGATTTGATCGTCGAGCTTGCGCGGCGACAAACGGCCGACGCAAAGCGAATCCAGGCGGTGCGCGGATTGGAGCGCGGCGATTTGAAGAGGCTCTTGCCCGAGATCGCCCGGCACATCGACATGGCGCTGCATTCGCCGGAAGGCGACTATCCGCAATTCGAGCGACGGGAAGTGCCGCAGCAGATCAACGTGCTCGGTCAGTTTCTGGCCACGGCGCTGACGAGCATTTGCCGCGCCGCCCGGCTCGCTCCCAGCTTGGTCGGTTCAGCGAGCGATGTGCGCGATTTGATTGCGTTTCGGCTTGGCTATGGCCCCGACGAGCCACCGCAATTGGCCCGTGGCTGGCGGGCGGAGGTGGTTGGCCAACAGTTAGACGACCTGCTCGCCGGCCGCACCAGCATCCGGATCATCGATCCGGAGTCGGAAGAACCGCTCGCGTTTGAAACGAGCGCTGCGGGACGTGGAAAAGCGTAG
- a CDS encoding FAD:protein FMN transferase: MMKRSQSNRREFLQGKAAARAIADAAQQIPLGEPRSPSAGSAANPARSDAPRPVANPAAASGYLLRIGRRAMACEFEVLIGAGPDSDGTELAVAALDLVDRLESQLTVYRDTSEISRLNRSAYDRDVEVEPRLFELLSTAVEIHRRTGGAYDITSGPLSRAWGFSRRAGRMPDNAELAAALGRVGSQRLLFDPARRTVRFSVAGMELNLGSIGKGYALDRCSELLGARGLGDFLLHGGQSSLLARGSRNSPGTEGDTGWWIGVRDPLRPGGRLGQIRLENRAMGTSGTGTQFFYHAGRRYGHILDPRSGRPAEGILSSTVLARTAAEADALSTAFYVLGPAAALDYCRRYGESHGNLSALMVVAGSAPGRVQVVSYGLDEADWRPVQR; this comes from the coding sequence ATGATGAAGCGATCGCAATCCAATCGTCGGGAGTTTTTGCAAGGGAAGGCAGCCGCACGCGCAATCGCCGACGCGGCCCAACAAATCCCGCTCGGCGAACCAAGATCGCCCTCGGCGGGCAGCGCCGCGAATCCGGCCCGGAGCGACGCGCCAAGGCCTGTTGCAAATCCTGCCGCGGCGTCCGGCTATCTGCTCCGGATCGGTCGGCGGGCGATGGCCTGCGAGTTCGAAGTGTTGATCGGAGCGGGGCCCGATAGCGACGGAACCGAATTGGCCGTCGCGGCCTTGGATTTGGTCGATCGGCTCGAAAGTCAATTGACCGTTTACCGCGACACAAGCGAAATCAGCCGGTTGAACCGCTCGGCCTATGATCGCGATGTCGAAGTCGAGCCTCGGCTGTTCGAATTGCTTTCGACCGCGGTGGAAATACATCGGCGCACCGGCGGAGCTTACGACATCACGAGTGGACCGCTATCGCGGGCGTGGGGCTTTTCCCGCCGCGCCGGGCGAATGCCCGACAATGCCGAACTGGCCGCCGCGCTCGGCCGAGTCGGTTCGCAGCGGTTGCTGTTCGATCCCGCACGCCGCACGGTTCGATTCTCCGTGGCGGGCATGGAGTTGAATCTTGGCAGCATTGGCAAGGGCTACGCCTTGGACCGCTGCAGCGAATTGCTGGGAGCACGCGGGCTCGGCGATTTTTTGCTACATGGCGGACAAAGCAGCCTATTGGCCCGCGGTTCGCGCAATTCCCCCGGCACTGAAGGCGATACGGGATGGTGGATCGGCGTGCGCGATCCACTTCGGCCGGGCGGTCGGCTAGGCCAGATCCGGCTTGAGAATCGGGCGATGGGCACTTCCGGCACCGGAACGCAGTTTTTCTATCACGCCGGCCGCCGCTACGGCCATATCCTCGATCCGCGCTCAGGCCGGCCCGCCGAGGGCATTCTGTCCAGCACGGTTCTTGCCCGCACGGCCGCGGAGGCCGACGCGCTTTCGACCGCATTCTACGTGCTTGGCCCGGCCGCGGCACTCGACTATTGCCGTAGATATGGCGAATCGCACGGGAATTTGTCGGCTCTGATGGTCGTGGCGGGTTCGGCGCCCGGCCGAGTCCAAGTGGTTAGCTACGGCCTTGATGAAGCCGATTGGCGGCCGGTTCAACGATGA
- a CDS encoding ATP-dependent Clp protease proteolytic subunit produces the protein MEAQSRQGPIEIAFVGDLTDNEADLTDKLLSVEPGGECTLYIDSPGGSPYCAMSLVSLMLLRRIHATGIVTGECSSAALWPFAACKRRLVTPYSVLLFHPMKWQSEEHVGLSEAAEWARHFGTLEGEMDQLLGELFNGAANGEVNQWIVAGRYVSGRELAEAGLAELIDVRSFSLPETNGAAQFLAPSSRKRPAAAPSRKRRGRS, from the coding sequence ATGGAAGCGCAATCACGTCAGGGACCGATCGAGATCGCGTTCGTCGGTGATCTTACCGATAACGAAGCCGATCTCACCGACAAGCTGCTATCCGTCGAGCCGGGCGGGGAATGTACGCTGTATATCGATTCGCCGGGCGGAAGTCCGTATTGCGCGATGTCGCTGGTGTCGCTCATGCTCTTGCGGCGGATTCACGCCACCGGGATTGTGACCGGCGAATGTTCGTCGGCGGCGCTATGGCCCTTTGCGGCCTGTAAGCGCCGGCTGGTCACCCCGTATAGCGTGCTGCTGTTTCATCCGATGAAATGGCAAAGCGAAGAACACGTGGGGCTGTCCGAAGCCGCCGAATGGGCCCGCCATTTCGGAACGCTGGAAGGCGAGATGGATCAACTGCTGGGCGAGCTATTCAATGGCGCTGCCAATGGCGAGGTGAATCAGTGGATCGTCGCCGGCCGTTATGTTTCCGGCCGCGAATTGGCCGAGGCCGGCTTGGCCGAATTGATCGACGTTCGTTCCTTCAGCTTGCCGGAGACGAACGGTGCGGCTCAATTTCTTGCCCCCTCGAGCCGCAAGCGGCCCGCCGCGGCCCCCAGCCGCAAACGCCGCGGGCGGAGCTAA
- a CDS encoding cytochrome c gives MKSLLFRMALAVAISGTIIAGRWLVAEGPAGVARKRALPPKWDDRVRDAFFSDARSTLEGERPNFSAGSGPAATAGIPGGPAGNSSTPSGGGAAPPAGGAMPWSKIVSADTLQDEIKNYQNEVKDNVKTPSDFKGNLFKRARDDFSILATVFGVIGEYDGDVRWKDQAVTARDVFGQSGVNCKVATDQSFNDAKLRADDLAALIRGDSLPAKAGAEPKANWPKVANRPPLMHRLDIAQGGRLAPWTSNAGDFSKHLDGVLHEAEIVAMIGEVIQRDGYDFTDDKSYMGFAREMENQAIDLASAAKAKNYDQARAAAGKIAQACNNCHGGFRN, from the coding sequence ATGAAATCTCTGCTCTTCCGCATGGCGCTCGCGGTCGCTATTTCGGGAACAATCATTGCTGGCCGGTGGTTGGTGGCCGAGGGTCCGGCGGGCGTTGCGCGAAAGCGAGCCTTGCCGCCCAAATGGGACGATCGCGTGCGCGACGCGTTTTTTTCCGATGCCCGCAGCACGCTCGAAGGCGAACGGCCGAATTTCAGTGCCGGCTCGGGCCCCGCGGCAACGGCCGGCATTCCCGGCGGCCCTGCGGGCAATTCATCGACGCCATCCGGCGGTGGCGCCGCGCCACCGGCCGGCGGCGCAATGCCCTGGTCCAAGATCGTGTCGGCCGACACGCTTCAGGATGAGATCAAGAACTACCAGAACGAAGTCAAAGACAACGTCAAAACCCCCAGCGACTTTAAGGGAAATCTGTTCAAACGGGCACGCGATGATTTCAGCATTTTGGCGACCGTCTTCGGTGTTATCGGAGAATACGATGGCGATGTGCGCTGGAAAGACCAGGCCGTTACGGCGCGCGATGTGTTCGGTCAATCGGGAGTGAATTGCAAGGTGGCCACCGACCAATCGTTCAACGATGCGAAGCTGCGGGCCGACGATCTGGCGGCGTTGATTCGCGGCGACTCGTTGCCCGCCAAGGCGGGGGCCGAGCCGAAGGCGAATTGGCCAAAGGTGGCAAATCGCCCGCCCCTGATGCACCGCTTGGATATTGCCCAAGGAGGCCGACTGGCTCCCTGGACCTCAAACGCCGGCGACTTCTCAAAACATCTCGACGGCGTGCTGCATGAGGCCGAAATCGTGGCCATGATCGGCGAGGTGATCCAGCGCGACGGATACGACTTCACCGACGACAAGAGCTACATGGGCTTTGCCCGCGAGATGGAAAACCAAGCGATCGATCTTGCCTCGGCCGCAAAGGCGAAAAACTACGACCAGGCCCGCGCCGCGGCCGGCAAGATCGCCCAAGCCTGCAATAACTGCCACGGCGGCTTCCGCAATTAA
- a CDS encoding DUF4339 domain-containing protein: MGTHPNTAQSPAVAASAVDPTAEAPAAVWYVRPASGGQFGPAAGDVMRQWLGQRRIGADSMVWREGWPDWKRASAVFPSLAPVPAANTAATQGAVATPAFAADDDWVEALIETKPAVAPRGLAHSARSKGKQSNTIVIVSIFLILLCVLLAVVMVTVYMRQNQDSNNPATSMREIPVARTALA; the protein is encoded by the coding sequence ATGGGCACACATCCCAACACCGCCCAGTCGCCGGCAGTCGCAGCCAGCGCCGTCGACCCGACCGCCGAAGCGCCCGCGGCCGTCTGGTATGTGCGTCCTGCTTCGGGCGGACAATTCGGTCCGGCGGCAGGCGACGTCATGCGGCAATGGCTCGGCCAGCGCCGCATTGGGGCCGATTCGATGGTTTGGCGAGAGGGCTGGCCCGATTGGAAGCGTGCGTCGGCGGTGTTTCCTTCGCTAGCCCCTGTCCCCGCGGCAAATACAGCCGCAACTCAGGGAGCGGTCGCAACGCCGGCATTCGCTGCCGACGACGATTGGGTTGAAGCTTTGATCGAAACCAAGCCGGCCGTCGCTCCTCGCGGCCTCGCTCATTCGGCTCGATCGAAGGGAAAGCAAAGCAACACGATTGTGATCGTCAGCATCTTCTTGATCCTGCTGTGCGTGCTGCTGGCGGTTGTGATGGTGACGGTCTACATGCGCCAAAATCAGGACAGCAACAATCCCGCGACAAGCATGCGGGAAATTCCCGTGGCGCGGACGGCGTTGGCTTGA